In the Kitasatospora terrestris genome, one interval contains:
- a CDS encoding ROK family transcriptional regulator — protein MRQASGDGSFLRRLNQVAVLRALRGTESATLAELAKAAQLSRATADGIVETLLRDGWAEEVVPSDGLRGRPARRFAFRGEAGHVAGVSVGATGVLAMVADLNGRVVARAAESLPSDLPSARRLAAVVDLVERACAEAGLTAGALTAVGVGTTGVIDGEGRVVKSVVLEDWTGVRLQQELAARIPVPLRVENDMRLAVLAEHWQGAARGRRDVIYLHTGSRIGLGLLLGGVPHRGSHAAAGELGGQPNSRWSAFHHVLDFALSADPGELRAPLQAALFALERARAGDARAADAVEAFATGLAEGLVTLVTPLDPELVVIGGSLARAGELLAGPVRRYLESVCLYPPEVVVSELGSDAVCVGAVRFALDHAERLLLA, from the coding sequence GTGCGACAGGCGAGCGGCGACGGGAGTTTCCTGCGGCGGCTCAACCAGGTCGCGGTCCTGCGGGCGCTGCGCGGGACGGAGAGCGCGACGCTGGCCGAGCTGGCCAAGGCCGCACAGCTCTCCCGCGCCACCGCCGACGGCATCGTCGAGACACTGCTGCGCGACGGCTGGGCCGAGGAGGTCGTGCCCTCGGACGGCCTGCGGGGCCGCCCGGCACGCCGGTTCGCCTTCCGGGGCGAAGCCGGGCACGTGGCGGGCGTGAGCGTCGGAGCCACCGGGGTGCTGGCCATGGTGGCGGACCTCAACGGCCGGGTGGTGGCGCGCGCCGCCGAGAGCCTGCCGTCCGACCTGCCCTCCGCGCGCCGCCTGGCGGCGGTGGTGGACCTGGTCGAACGGGCCTGCGCCGAGGCGGGGTTGACCGCCGGGGCGCTGACCGCGGTCGGCGTCGGCACCACCGGGGTGATCGACGGCGAGGGCCGGGTGGTGAAGAGCGTGGTGCTGGAGGACTGGACGGGTGTCCGCCTGCAGCAGGAGCTCGCCGCCCGGATCCCGGTGCCGCTGCGGGTCGAGAACGACATGCGGCTGGCCGTCCTGGCCGAGCACTGGCAGGGCGCCGCCCGCGGCCGACGGGACGTCATCTACCTGCACACGGGCAGCCGGATCGGCCTGGGGCTCCTGCTCGGCGGCGTCCCGCACCGGGGCTCCCACGCTGCGGCCGGGGAGCTCGGCGGGCAGCCGAACAGCCGCTGGAGCGCCTTCCACCACGTGCTCGACTTCGCCCTCTCCGCCGACCCCGGCGAGCTGCGGGCGCCTTTGCAGGCGGCGCTGTTCGCGCTGGAGCGGGCCCGGGCGGGCGACGCGCGGGCGGCGGACGCGGTGGAGGCCTTCGCGACCGGCCTGGCCGAGGGGCTGGTCACCCTGGTGACGCCGCTGGATCCGGAGCTGGTGGTGATCGGCGGCAGCCTGGCCCGGGCCGGCGAGCTGCTGGCCGGGCCGGTCCGCCGGTACCTGGAAAGTGTGTGCCTGTACCCGCCGGAGGTCGTGGTCTCCGAGCTGGGCAGCGACGCGGTCTGCGTCGGTGCGGTCCGCTTCGCCCTCGACCACGCCGAGCGCCTGCTCCTCGCCTGA
- a CDS encoding ricin-type beta-trefoil lectin domain protein, with the protein MRWHHRMAGICSVAVLTAGLVSSFDTPARADSTAANTSTPVGAKPMMGFNNWARFTCAAQARLDGTRDGYSFQQFMQDQAKAMKDTGLVAAGYTNLTVDDCWMQRTSAGYLHGAANWGSSSQPGFDWELTDYANYVHSQGMEAGLYSTSGVNTCQGVPGGVMGHEQADANSLAYWGIDSIKLDNCGTNQSNRQTEFTTFANALGTATANKTRKILFNESAPAGYGPTSAEKYNSLEWVRGLGQMWRVSPDIQVWHANQPNTGWDWQHGADYYEGGILQNFEDTVSIARYNGPGNHNDADMLLIGDNNQLTLAEQRSQFALWSAMGSPLMITSDVRKMAADPVTYAPQLNILKNADIIAVDQDTTAGGYLAARDGATTTAGTEVVVKPLADGSRAVVVVNKNATATSFTLDLARVGFTNTGCSRTAKDLWNHTTSQVTGSLTTTIGAHDNAMYTIAPGSCGAALPTGQIQAAQPGFQAYAYCLDAYNGATNGATVGLWDCHSGNNQQWQRQTNGQITSLASPGLCLSGESTGLKLRTCSSGDTKQIWTYTLAGQLKAGGVCADIAGGAVNDKTKAVATYTCGTHQANQTWSAPFATPPTP; encoded by the coding sequence ATGAGATGGCACCACCGCATGGCCGGAATCTGTTCGGTCGCGGTCCTCACCGCCGGCCTCGTCTCGTCCTTCGACACCCCGGCCAGGGCTGACAGCACCGCCGCCAACACCAGCACCCCGGTGGGGGCGAAGCCGATGATGGGCTTCAACAACTGGGCCCGCTTCACCTGCGCCGCCCAGGCCCGCCTGGACGGCACCCGTGACGGGTACTCCTTCCAGCAGTTCATGCAGGACCAGGCCAAGGCCATGAAGGACACCGGCCTGGTCGCCGCCGGCTACACCAACCTGACGGTCGACGACTGCTGGATGCAGCGCACCAGCGCCGGCTACCTGCACGGCGCCGCGAACTGGGGGAGCAGCTCCCAGCCGGGCTTCGACTGGGAGCTGACGGACTACGCGAACTACGTGCACAGCCAGGGCATGGAGGCCGGCCTCTACAGCACCTCCGGCGTCAACACCTGCCAGGGCGTGCCCGGCGGCGTCATGGGCCACGAGCAGGCCGACGCCAACTCGCTGGCGTACTGGGGCATTGACTCCATCAAGCTCGACAACTGCGGCACCAACCAGAGCAACCGCCAGACCGAGTTCACCACCTTCGCCAACGCGCTCGGCACCGCCACCGCCAACAAGACGCGCAAGATCCTCTTCAACGAGTCCGCGCCCGCCGGGTACGGCCCGACCAGCGCCGAGAAGTACAACTCCCTGGAATGGGTCCGGGGCCTGGGCCAGATGTGGCGGGTCAGCCCCGACATCCAGGTCTGGCACGCCAACCAGCCGAACACCGGCTGGGACTGGCAGCACGGCGCCGACTACTACGAGGGCGGAATCCTCCAGAACTTCGAGGACACCGTCTCCATCGCCCGCTACAACGGCCCCGGCAACCACAACGACGCCGACATGCTGCTGATCGGCGACAACAACCAGCTCACCCTCGCCGAGCAGCGCAGCCAGTTCGCGCTCTGGTCGGCGATGGGCTCGCCGCTGATGATCACCAGCGACGTCCGCAAGATGGCCGCCGACCCGGTCACCTACGCGCCGCAGCTGAACATCCTCAAGAACGCCGACATCATCGCCGTCGACCAGGACACCACCGCCGGCGGCTACCTCGCCGCCCGCGACGGCGCCACCACCACCGCCGGCACCGAGGTCGTCGTCAAGCCCCTCGCCGACGGCTCGCGCGCCGTGGTCGTCGTCAACAAGAACGCCACCGCGACCAGCTTCACGCTCGACCTCGCCCGCGTCGGCTTCACCAACACCGGCTGCTCGCGCACCGCCAAGGACCTGTGGAACCACACCACCTCGCAGGTCACCGGCTCCCTCACCACCACCATCGGCGCCCACGACAACGCGATGTACACCATCGCCCCCGGCAGCTGCGGCGCCGCACTGCCCACCGGCCAGATCCAGGCCGCCCAGCCCGGCTTCCAGGCCTACGCCTACTGCCTCGACGCCTACAACGGCGCCACCAACGGCGCCACCGTCGGTCTCTGGGACTGCCACAGCGGCAACAACCAGCAGTGGCAGCGCCAGACCAACGGCCAGATCACCTCGCTCGCCTCGCCCGGCCTCTGCCTCTCCGGCGAGTCCACCGGCCTGAAGCTGCGCACCTGCAGCAGCGGTGACACCAAGCAGATCTGGACGTACACCCTGGCCGGCCAGCTCAAGGCGGGCGGCGTCTGCGCCGACATCGCCGGCGGCGCCGTCAACGACAAGACCAAGGCCGTCGCCACCTACACCTGCGGCACCCACCAGGCCAACCAGACCTGGAGCGCCCCCTTCGCCACCCCGCCCACCCCGTGA
- the acs gene encoding acetate--CoA ligase produces the protein MSNESLANLLKEERRFAPPAELAASANVTADAYTRALEDRLAFWAEQARRLDWAVEPTETLDWSNPPFAKWFADGRLNVAHNCVDRHVEAGHGDRVAIHFEGEPGDSRTITYAQLKDEVSKAANALTALGVTTGDRVAVYLPMIPEAVISMLACARIGAAHSVVFGGFSADAVASRIADADAKLVITADGGYRRGKPSALKPAIDEALTKVDGVQRVLVVRRTGQQVAWTEGRDVWWHELVDTQSPEHTAQAHDAEQPLFILYTSGTTGKPKGILHTSGGYLTQTAYTHHAVFDLKPESDVYWCTADIGWVTGHSYITYGPLANGATQVIYEGTPDTPHQGRFWEIVQKYKVTILYTAPTAIRTFMKWGDDIPARFDLSSLRILGSVGEPINPEAWIWYREHIGAGKTPIVDTWWQTETGAMMISPLPGVTHTKPGSAQRPLPGIAATVVDDNAAEVPDGSGGYLVLTEPWPSMLRTVWGDDQRYIDTYWSRFEGKYFAGDGAKKDQDGDIWLLGRVDDVMLVSGHNISTTEVESALVGHPAVAESAVVGATDATTGQAIVAFVILRGTATPDDDLVTDLRNHVGKTLGPIAKPKQIKIVAELPKTRSGKIMRRLLRDIAEGREVGDTTTLADSTVMNLIQAQLPTTDNKS, from the coding sequence TTGAGCAACGAGAGCCTGGCCAATCTGCTCAAGGAGGAGCGGCGTTTCGCCCCGCCCGCGGAGCTGGCCGCTTCGGCCAACGTCACCGCGGACGCCTACACCCGGGCCTTGGAGGACCGGCTCGCGTTCTGGGCCGAGCAGGCCCGGCGCCTGGACTGGGCGGTGGAGCCCACCGAGACCCTGGACTGGTCCAACCCGCCGTTCGCGAAGTGGTTCGCCGACGGCAGGCTCAACGTCGCCCACAACTGCGTCGACCGCCACGTCGAGGCCGGCCACGGCGACCGGGTCGCCATCCACTTCGAGGGCGAACCCGGCGACAGCCGCACCATCACCTACGCCCAGCTCAAGGACGAGGTCTCCAAGGCCGCCAACGCCCTGACCGCCCTCGGCGTCACCACCGGCGACCGCGTCGCCGTCTACCTCCCCATGATCCCCGAAGCCGTCATCTCGATGCTCGCCTGCGCCCGCATCGGCGCCGCCCACTCCGTGGTCTTCGGCGGCTTCTCCGCCGACGCGGTGGCCTCCCGGATCGCCGACGCCGACGCCAAACTGGTGATCACCGCGGACGGCGGCTACCGCCGCGGCAAGCCCTCCGCGCTCAAGCCCGCCATCGACGAGGCCCTGACCAAGGTCGACGGCGTCCAGAGGGTCCTGGTCGTGCGCCGCACCGGCCAGCAGGTGGCCTGGACCGAGGGCCGCGACGTGTGGTGGCACGAGCTGGTCGACACCCAGAGCCCCGAACACACCGCCCAGGCGCACGACGCCGAGCAGCCGCTGTTCATCCTCTACACCTCCGGCACCACCGGCAAGCCCAAGGGCATCCTGCACACCTCCGGCGGCTACCTCACCCAGACCGCCTACACCCACCACGCGGTGTTCGACCTGAAGCCGGAGTCGGACGTGTACTGGTGCACCGCCGACATCGGCTGGGTGACCGGCCACTCCTACATCACCTACGGCCCGCTGGCCAACGGCGCGACCCAGGTGATCTACGAGGGCACCCCCGACACCCCGCACCAGGGCCGGTTCTGGGAGATCGTCCAGAAGTACAAGGTCACCATCCTCTACACCGCCCCCACCGCGATCCGCACCTTCATGAAGTGGGGCGACGACATCCCGGCCCGCTTCGACCTGTCCAGCCTGCGGATCCTCGGCTCGGTCGGCGAGCCGATCAACCCCGAGGCCTGGATCTGGTACCGCGAGCACATCGGCGCCGGCAAGACCCCGATCGTCGACACCTGGTGGCAGACCGAGACCGGCGCCATGATGATCAGCCCCCTGCCCGGCGTCACCCACACCAAGCCCGGCTCCGCCCAGCGGCCGCTGCCCGGCATCGCCGCCACCGTCGTCGACGACAACGCCGCCGAGGTCCCCGACGGCTCCGGCGGCTACCTCGTCCTCACCGAGCCCTGGCCCTCCATGCTGCGCACCGTCTGGGGCGACGACCAGCGCTACATCGACACCTACTGGTCCCGCTTCGAGGGCAAGTACTTCGCCGGCGACGGCGCCAAGAAGGACCAGGACGGCGACATCTGGCTGCTCGGCCGGGTCGACGACGTCATGCTCGTCTCCGGCCACAACATCTCCACCACCGAGGTCGAGTCCGCGCTGGTCGGCCACCCCGCCGTCGCCGAGTCCGCCGTCGTCGGCGCCACCGATGCCACCACCGGCCAGGCCATCGTCGCGTTCGTCATCCTGCGCGGCACCGCCACCCCCGACGACGACCTCGTCACCGACCTGCGCAACCACGTCGGCAAGACCCTCGGCCCGATCGCCAAGCCCAAGCAGATCAAGATCGTCGCCGAACTCCCCAAGACCCGCTCCGGCAAGATCATGCGCCGCCTGCTCCGCGACATCGCCGAAGGCCGCGAGGTCGGCGACACCACCACCCTCGCCGACTCCACCGTCATGAACCTCATCCAGGCCCAACTCCCCACCACCGACAACAAGAGCTGA
- a CDS encoding carbohydrate ABC transporter permease encodes MSRQQRLWPVHVVLAVGAAAMVAPFFWQLLTSLQTFGEATSVPPTFVPGWHWSNYAEVFRSTPFLAQFGNTVLITVVRVLTQLLFCSMAAYAFARMRFPGRDALFLVILSVLMVPGQLYLLPQYRMVMNLGLLNTLTGIVLPGMFSAFGTFMLRQFFLSLPRDIEEAARLDGAGPLRVFWSIVLPLARPGLISLGVLTVLWSWNDLLWPLVVTSDADRMPLSVGLATLQGEHVTDYPVLMAGSLLASLPMIVMFIAAQRRITEGIAFTGSK; translated from the coding sequence ATGAGTAGGCAGCAGCGGCTCTGGCCGGTCCACGTGGTGCTCGCGGTCGGCGCGGCGGCCATGGTGGCGCCGTTCTTCTGGCAACTGCTCACCTCGCTGCAGACCTTCGGCGAGGCGACCAGCGTGCCGCCCACCTTCGTCCCCGGGTGGCACTGGTCCAACTACGCGGAGGTGTTCCGCTCCACCCCGTTCCTCGCGCAGTTCGGCAACACCGTGCTGATCACGGTCGTCCGGGTCCTCACCCAGCTGCTCTTCTGCTCGATGGCGGCGTACGCCTTCGCCCGGATGCGCTTCCCCGGCCGGGACGCGCTGTTCCTGGTGATCCTCTCCGTGCTGATGGTGCCCGGCCAGCTCTACCTGCTGCCGCAGTACCGGATGGTGATGAACCTCGGGCTGCTCAACACCCTCACCGGCATCGTGCTGCCCGGGATGTTCAGCGCCTTCGGCACCTTCATGCTCCGCCAGTTCTTCCTCTCCCTGCCGCGCGACATCGAGGAGGCCGCCCGGCTGGACGGCGCCGGCCCGCTCCGGGTGTTCTGGTCGATCGTGCTGCCGCTCGCCCGGCCCGGACTGATCTCGCTCGGCGTGCTCACCGTCCTCTGGTCGTGGAACGACCTGCTCTGGCCCCTCGTGGTCACCAGCGACGCCGACCGGATGCCGCTGTCGGTCGGCCTCGCCACCCTCCAGGGCGAGCACGTCACCGACTACCCCGTCCTGATGGCCGGCTCCCTGCTGGCCAGCCTGCCGATGATCGTGATGTTCATCGCCGCCCAGCGCCGGATCACCGAGGGCATCGCCTTCACCGGCTCCAAGTGA
- a CDS encoding sugar ABC transporter substrate-binding protein, with the protein MIRRVSALLCAGLLVAGVAGCSSDSTPSGQDGKAAGPVTLTYGIWDANQQPAMQKIVDAFQVAHPDIRVSIQLTPSADYWTKLQTAAASGSAPDVFWMSSTRIGLYADQGQLLPLSDRPGFDSGKFAKALNDIYTLGGKQYGMPKDYDTIGLWYNKKLFDAAGVKYPDASWTWQDVIDASQKLTDPAKGVWGIASPSWTQENLYNTIHQAGGHVISADRKTSGLADPASVEGLRYALDFVTKYKTSPTAQQMTDTDPSQLFASGKVAMFTDGDWDTLTYKNAPGLVADVAPLPAGPKGRATVVNGLGNVIYAKTKHAAAAWEFVKFLGGREANEIQASTGTVIPAYEGLADTWVKSTPQFNLQIFVDELQNAVPYPVSKNTSAWSKDTQALLDKVWAGQQDLDSAAAQMAATMNAALAKE; encoded by the coding sequence ATGATCAGAAGGGTGTCGGCGCTGCTGTGCGCCGGACTGCTGGTGGCCGGGGTCGCCGGCTGCTCGTCCGACTCGACCCCGTCCGGCCAGGACGGCAAGGCCGCCGGCCCGGTGACCCTCACGTACGGCATCTGGGACGCCAACCAGCAGCCCGCGATGCAGAAGATCGTGGACGCCTTCCAGGTCGCCCACCCGGACATCAGGGTCAGCATCCAGCTCACCCCGAGCGCCGACTACTGGACCAAGCTGCAGACCGCGGCCGCCTCCGGCTCCGCGCCGGACGTGTTCTGGATGAGCTCCACCCGGATCGGCCTCTACGCCGACCAGGGCCAGCTGCTGCCGCTCTCCGACCGGCCCGGCTTCGACAGCGGGAAGTTCGCCAAGGCGCTCAACGACATCTACACCCTCGGCGGCAAGCAGTACGGCATGCCGAAGGACTACGACACCATCGGCCTCTGGTACAACAAGAAGCTCTTCGACGCCGCCGGGGTGAAGTACCCGGACGCGAGCTGGACCTGGCAGGACGTCATCGACGCCTCGCAGAAGCTGACCGACCCGGCCAAGGGCGTCTGGGGCATCGCCTCCCCCTCCTGGACGCAGGAGAACCTGTACAACACCATCCACCAGGCCGGCGGCCACGTGATCTCCGCGGACAGGAAGACGTCCGGCCTCGCCGACCCGGCGTCCGTCGAGGGCCTGCGGTACGCGCTCGACTTCGTCACCAAGTACAAGACCTCGCCGACCGCGCAGCAGATGACCGACACCGACCCCTCGCAGCTGTTCGCCTCCGGCAAGGTGGCGATGTTCACCGACGGCGACTGGGACACCCTCACCTACAAGAACGCCCCCGGCCTGGTCGCCGACGTGGCGCCGCTGCCGGCCGGGCCGAAGGGCCGGGCCACCGTGGTCAACGGCCTCGGCAACGTGATCTACGCGAAGACCAAGCACGCGGCCGCCGCCTGGGAGTTCGTGAAGTTCCTCGGCGGCCGCGAGGCCAACGAGATCCAGGCCTCCACCGGCACGGTCATCCCGGCGTACGAGGGCCTGGCCGACACCTGGGTGAAGTCGACCCCGCAGTTCAACCTGCAGATTTTCGTCGACGAGTTGCAGAATGCCGTGCCGTACCCGGTCTCCAAGAACACCTCGGCCTGGAGCAAGGACACCCAGGCGCTGCTCGACAAGGTGTGGGCCGGCCAGCAGGACCTAGACAGCGCGGCCGCGCAGATGGCCGCCACCATGAACGCCGCACTGGCCAAGGAGTAG
- a CDS encoding sugar ABC transporter permease, translating to MATIEATPAAAPAAAGPRPRRSRAGGHPREWVWGYLMVLPLLAGLGVFYLWPIAQSVYFSFTEWGAFGGQRWVGTANYRDFLSDPELPKAAWNTLRYSLLVLLAVPLSVVLAALLNQVRDRHVALYRTLYFLPVVSMPAAVAMVWRWLYNGDYGLINYLLSLVGVDGPHWVSDERFTVYAMAVVGVWASLGYNMIIFSAGLKSIPRHYYEAAAIDGAGRVRQFFAVTLPLLSPSIFFVSVLSVIGGLQMFDTVLMMLGKSNPALAGSKTVAYLFYEDAFLDNRQGMASAVAVVLMAVLLLLTAVQFRLQKKWVHYE from the coding sequence GTGGCCACGATCGAAGCGACCCCCGCCGCCGCCCCGGCCGCGGCGGGGCCCCGCCCTCGTCGCAGCCGGGCCGGCGGCCACCCCCGGGAGTGGGTCTGGGGCTACCTGATGGTCCTCCCGCTGCTGGCCGGTCTCGGGGTGTTCTACCTCTGGCCGATCGCCCAGTCGGTGTACTTCAGCTTCACCGAGTGGGGCGCCTTCGGCGGCCAGCGGTGGGTGGGCACCGCCAACTACCGGGACTTCCTGTCCGACCCCGAGCTGCCGAAGGCCGCCTGGAACACCCTGCGCTACTCGCTGCTGGTGCTGCTGGCCGTCCCGCTCTCGGTGGTGCTGGCGGCCCTGCTCAACCAGGTCCGCGACCGGCACGTGGCGCTGTACCGCACGCTCTACTTCCTGCCCGTGGTCTCCATGCCGGCGGCGGTGGCGATGGTCTGGCGGTGGCTCTACAACGGCGACTACGGACTGATCAACTACCTGCTGTCGCTGGTCGGCGTGGACGGCCCGCACTGGGTGTCGGACGAGCGGTTCACCGTCTACGCGATGGCCGTGGTCGGGGTCTGGGCCTCGCTCGGCTACAACATGATCATCTTCTCCGCCGGGCTCAAGTCCATCCCCCGGCACTACTACGAGGCCGCCGCGATCGACGGCGCCGGCCGCGTCCGGCAGTTCTTCGCCGTCACCCTTCCGCTGCTCAGCCCGAGCATCTTCTTCGTCTCGGTGCTGTCGGTGATCGGCGGCCTGCAGATGTTCGACACCGTGCTGATGATGCTCGGCAAGTCCAACCCCGCGCTGGCGGGCAGCAAGACCGTCGCCTACCTCTTCTACGAGGACGCCTTCCTGGACAACCGGCAGGGCATGGCCTCCGCCGTCGCGGTCGTGCTGATGGCCGTCCTGCTGCTGCTCACCGCGGTCCAGTTCCGACTGCAGAAGAAGTGGGTCCACTATGAGTAG